In Scleropages formosus chromosome 20, fSclFor1.1, whole genome shotgun sequence, a single window of DNA contains:
- the LOC108933026 gene encoding double C2-like domain-containing protein alpha — MTVRKGKKLTISIQEHMAIDVCPGPIRPIRQISAYFPRLSPTSSISEPLSPNPAGFPSVLSPGSGASGAGTGGLLSPVLPGAAGGSSGGGGSLSAMSSMDTSIEIDSCDSDDSTSLGTLEFDLLYERATSSLRCTVLRAKGLKPMDFNGLADPYVKLHLLPGACKANKLKTRTVRNTLNPVWNETLTYCGITEEDMYRKTLRVSVCDEDKLSHNEFIGESRVALRRLKPDQPKHYNICLEHPPPLPSPSAMSVALRGISCYLREWENEQQRSLEERGRILLSLQFVSPSNEGERDGQPKEKVRSGLCVGVRRCAHLAAMDVNGFSDPYVKTYLKPDLHKKSKHKTAVMKKTLNPEFNEEFFYEISFSELSTKTLEVTVWDYDLGKSNDFIGGVSLGCHSQGDALRHWVDCLKNKGKKIERWHTLTNDLPGSTYHD; from the exons ATGACGGTGCGCAAGGGAAAGAAGCTGACCATCTCCATCCAGGAACACATGGCCATCGACGTGTGCCCCGGCCCCATCCGTCCCATCAGACAGATCTCCGCCTACTTCCCGCGCctctcccccacctcctccatctCCGAACCCCTGTCCCCGAACCCAGCTGGCTTCCCGTCAGTGCTCAGCCCCGGAAGCGGAGCCTCCGGGGCTGGAACCGGCGGTCTGCTGTCTCCTGTGCTTCCcggggcagcaggaggcagcagcGGAGGAGGAGGGTCCCTGTCCGCAATGAGTAGCATGGACACGTCCATTGAGATTGACAGCTGTGACAGCGATGACAGCA CATCGCTGGGCACCCTGGAGTTCGACCTGCTGTACGAAAGAGCCACCAGCTCATTGCGCTGCACTGTGCTCAGAGCCAAG GGTCTGAAGCCAATGGATTTCAACGGACTAGCAGATCCGTACGTGAAGCTGCACCTGCTTCCTGGAGCCTGCAAG GCGAACAAGCTGAAAACCAGAACCGTGCGCAACACGCTGAACCCCGTGTGGAACGAGACCCTCACCTATTGCGGCATCACCGAGGAGGACATGTACAGGAAGACTCTGAG GGTGTCAGTGTGTGACGAGGACAAGCTGAGCCACAACGAGTTCATAGGGGAGTCGCGGGTGGCGCTCCGGCGCCTCAAGCCGGACCAGCCGAAACACTACAACATCTGCCTGGAGCACCCCCCTCCG CTTCCTTCGCCCTCCGCCATGAGCGTGGCCCTCCGAGGGATTTCCTGCTACCTGAGAGAG TGGGAGAATGAGCAGCAGAGGAGCCTGGAGGAGCGCGGCCGCATTCTACTCTCCCTCCAGTTTGTGTCCCCATCCAATGAAGGGGAGCGGGACGGGCAGCCCAAGGAGAAGGTCCGCAGCGGACTGTGTGTCGGGGTGCGGCGTTGCGCTCACTTGGCTGCGATGGATGTCAATGGCTTTTCCGACCCTTACGTCAAGAC GTACCTAAAGCCAGACCTCCACAAGAAATCCAAACACAAAACCGCTGTCATGAAGAAGACTTTGAATCCCGAATTTAACGAG GAGTTCTTCTACGAGATCTCTTTCTCTGAGCTCTCCACTAAGACACTAGAAGTCACCGTCTGGGACTACGATCTTGGAAAGTCCAATGACTTTATTG GGGGCGTGTCCCTCGGCTGTCACTCACAGGGAGACGCGCTCCGGCACTGGGTGGACTGTCTGAAGAATAAAGGCAAGAAAATAGAGCGCTGGCACACTTTAACGAATGACCTGCCAGGATCCACATACCACGACTGA